In the genome of Paenibacillus pabuli, the window ATTAACCAATTGATCGAATTATGGAGGTTTAAATGATAAAGTGATTCTGGATTCTGTGCTCGTTGAATCAAATCATTCTTGAAACGCAGCGGCCTGAAGAGATTGTTAAGCATTATGAAAAGAAGTAGGAGAGAACATAGCTTTCTTGAGATATGTGAGTGGAGAATGAACGATTCGTAAGACAAAGGACTATGGCAGGAGCTGTTGTCTTTTTTTATTGGGCATCCTTCCTAGTTATTCGCACACTCTCCGATTGTGCTAAGGACATAGTATAGGGCATATACACTGTGTGCTTTGGCCTAAGGAGAGTGAACGTTTTGAAGATTATGAATAAAGGGATAGCTGCGTCCAGTCAATTAAAGTGCAGACGTTCCACACGAAAATGCAGAAATAAATCCCCGGGAAAACGCAGGAAATACCATATGACCCGTAAACCTTGCCGGAAAAAGCGGCGCTCCCTCCTACCGAAGCGTCCAATAAGACAACTGAAAGTAGTCTGTGGCAAAAAAGTCATTGCTTTGCCGAGGGGGATTGGCGTCAGCCCGGCATGTCAGGTGCCCGGACCCCGGCTCGCTCCGGTCAGACAACATGAAACGAAGACTGTAGGACCTCGTGGAATACAAGGTCTGGGAGGGGAGCAAGGTGCCCAAGGCCTCGTTGGCCCACGCGGCGAGCCTGGCCAGCCCGGGCTACCTGGAGCGCAAGGCTCTGCTGGCGCTCACGGCGAGCAAGGCGGACCCGGCGTGCCCGGAGCGCAGGGCCTCGTCGGCCCTCAGGGCGAGCGAGGCGAACGGGGCCATCCCGGAGCGCAAGGGCCCGCTGGCCCTCAGGGCGAGCATGGCGACCCGGGCGTGCCGGGAGCGCAGGGCCCCGTCGGCCCTCAGGGCGAGCAAGGTGTCCCGGGCGTGCCGGGAGCGCAGGGCCCCGTCGGCCCTCAGGGCGAGCAAGGTGTCCCGGGCGTGCCGGGAGCGCAGGGCCCCGTCGGTCCTCAGGGCGAGCAAGGCGACCAGGGCGTGCCGGGAGTTCAAGGCCCCGTCGGCCCTCAGGGCGAGCAAGGCCCTGCTGGCCCTCCAGGTGAGCAAGGTCCGCCGGGCAGCGTACCCGGAATTGAGATTGTTCCCGCGGTAAACCGTTACTTCTATTTTCCGGAAACCGATCTGGATTTATCGGACTCGGTTACGATTCCCGCCGGGGATTTCATGAATGACGAAGGAGGTAGTGCAACCGAATTCGTCGGACTTGGACTTACCAGTTTCATCAATCTTTATATCAACGGGATTGTCCAGCCTGGCAACTCATATGACGTAAGTTCAGATTTGTTGTTCTTCCCGGCACAAAGCGGTGTGCTCTTTGCTGGAACACCGATCATTGTGGAGATAATTAGACTAACAGCAAATATAATAAATGGCTAGAATTGGTCGGATCTCCTCGTGACTTCGCCTTCACTTCTCTCGAATCTACCACATATACTATGTCAGGTAGGAGGTGAGAACTATGCCACTCGTAACCCCATTTCAGAACAGTGTAAGATTTGCTGCAACCATTGGTGACGGAACGGGTACCGGAGCAACGTTTGCGATTGCTGCAACTGCTTTTACAAACGACGCCGGTGCAGCTGCAACGGCATTTCCAGGCACGTTCAATTATTACAATCTTTATATTAACGGCATTATGCAGACAGCGGATACTTCCACTGTTACAACAACCACAATTACGATTCCCGGTGGAGACGCACTGAATGCTGGAATTCCAGTCGTTGTACAATTCGTAGTATCTTAATGTTTACCTGAATCATGCTGCATCATTATCTTGATCGGCTTCTATCGCAGATAGAAGTCGTTCTTTTTTGTACAAGGCATCAGCCAACTTTATAGGGTATTATCGAACTTAACAAAATACCGAACTTGGTAATAGGAAGAAATAAACCTTTTAGACATGCCTAAATTCGAGGGAGGAAGAACGTTAATCTCAAATGATTTTATGTATTGCTTTTTACAATATTTGTTTGTTATGCTACTACATAGAATTACATAGTAGGTGGTGTGTGAACTGAAGAATGAAATGATGAAAGGTTATATTGATGGTATTGTACTGTCTGTTCTGAGTAAGCAGGATGCATACGGGTATGAAATATCCAAAACGGTGCATGACGAGACGAACGGTCAGTTTGATCTGAAAGAAGGCACATTATATCCCGCGCTCAAACGAATGGAGGCCAATGGGTACATTGAGGGCTATTGGGGGGAGCAAATTGGAGGACCACGGCGACGATATTACCGAATAACCTCCCAAGGTCAAACTCAGCTCGACAAGTTGAGAACATCATGGACGGATAACATTAAGATCATCAATATTTTCTTGGGAGGGAGTCTTCATGGAAATCATTGAACGATATGTAGATCAAGTACTCCGTTATACGTTTTTATCCAAACGGGAAAAGTCTGAGTGGAGAGAAGAAATGGCTGCTCATCTCCATTCGTCTATCGATCACTATAGAAATCAGGGCTATTCTGAAGAACAGGCTATTGAACGCAGCATCCAACAATTTGGCTCTATCTCAGAACTACGCAGGACGGTAACCCAAGAAACATATGGATTCAATATGAGGACGATACTTGGCTGTGCTCTAGCAAGTTTTATCCTTTTCATAGTGTCAGTCGTAGGTGGACTAGTAGCCAATCAATACGGTGTACATAACCGATATATCGAGATTATGCCGATTGTTTTGATTACCGTGAGTGCATTAAGCATCTGTATTATTTTCACGCGTAAACGTGTGGATCGACTTTGTCTGCTATCTCTGCCACTGTTATTTGCCTTAGGATATCTGCAAGCCTACTTTCAAATCTTGGTTGATTTTTGGGGTGAGGGATTATCGTT includes:
- a CDS encoding permease prefix domain 1-containing protein — protein: MEIIERYVDQVLRYTFLSKREKSEWREEMAAHLHSSIDHYRNQGYSEEQAIERSIQQFGSISELRRTVTQETYGFNMRTILGCALASFILFIVSVVGGLVANQYGVHNRYIEIMPIVLITVSALSICIIFTRKRVDRLCLLSLPLLFALGYLQAYFQILVDFWGEGLSFTMFEKLFFSASYDISGRIEVMLIGDLFLFTQALIIFAISKNRYMSILPFVFSTIYTLVHMMIFTLYYAFFTSEQFSSSVTQGYGVFLDGNVQRLIEMGLNLVMGALVLVLLMLWGKWSAKRKLNLA
- a CDS encoding PadR family transcriptional regulator, encoding MMKGYIDGIVLSVLSKQDAYGYEISKTVHDETNGQFDLKEGTLYPALKRMEANGYIEGYWGEQIGGPRRRYYRITSQGQTQLDKLRTSWTDNIKIINIFLGGSLHGNH
- a CDS encoding DUF4183 domain-containing protein encodes the protein MPLVTPFQNSVRFAATIGDGTGTGATFAIAATAFTNDAGAAATAFPGTFNYYNLYINGIMQTADTSTVTTTTITIPGGDALNAGIPVVVQFVVS
- a CDS encoding DUF4183 domain-containing protein produces the protein MNKGIAASSQLKCRRSTRKCRNKSPGKRRKYHMTRKPCRKKRRSLLPKRPIRQLKVVCGKKVIALPRGIGVSPACQVPGPRLAPVRQHETKTVGPRGIQGLGGEQGAQGLVGPRGEPGQPGLPGAQGSAGAHGEQGGPGVPGAQGLVGPQGERGERGHPGAQGPAGPQGEHGDPGVPGAQGPVGPQGEQGVPGVPGAQGPVGPQGEQGVPGVPGAQGPVGPQGEQGDQGVPGVQGPVGPQGEQGPAGPPGEQGPPGSVPGIEIVPAVNRYFYFPETDLDLSDSVTIPAGDFMNDEGGSATEFVGLGLTSFINLYINGIVQPGNSYDVSSDLLFFPAQSGVLFAGTPIIVEIIRLTANIING